The following are encoded in a window of Pseudomonas sp. JQ170C genomic DNA:
- a CDS encoding glutamine synthetase family protein produces MNAPFDQLSAWLKEHKITEVECVVSDLTGIARGKIAPTNKFLHERGMRLPESVLLQTVTGDFVDDDIYYDLLDPADIDMVCRPDSSAVYMVPWALEPTAIVIHDTFDKQGNPIELSPRNVLKKVLKLYADKGWQPIVAPEMEFYLTQRCDDPDLPLQAPLGRSGRAESGRQSFSIDAANEFDPLFEDVYDWCEAQGLDLDTLIHEDGPAQMEINFRHGDALDLADQITVFKRTMREAALKHNVTATFMAKPVGDEPGSAMHLHQSVIDIATGKPIFVNDDGQMSELFLHHIGGLQKYIPKVLPMFAPNVNSFRRFLPDTSAPVNVEWGEENRTVGLRVPTSSPEAMRVENRLPGADANPYLAIAASLLCGYLGMVEQINPSAPVQGRAYERRNLRLPITIEDALANMEDCPSIEQHLGSKFIRGYVAVKRAEHENFKRVISSWEREFLLLSV; encoded by the coding sequence ATGAATGCCCCTTTCGATCAGCTGTCTGCGTGGCTGAAAGAACACAAGATTACCGAAGTCGAGTGCGTGGTCAGTGACCTGACCGGTATCGCCCGCGGCAAAATTGCACCCACCAACAAGTTCCTGCATGAGCGAGGCATGCGCCTGCCGGAAAGTGTGTTGTTGCAGACGGTAACCGGGGATTTTGTCGACGACGACATTTACTACGACCTGCTCGACCCTGCCGACATCGACATGGTCTGTCGTCCGGATTCCTCTGCGGTGTACATGGTGCCGTGGGCCCTGGAACCCACTGCCATCGTCATCCACGACACCTTCGACAAGCAGGGCAACCCCATCGAGCTGTCGCCGCGCAACGTGCTTAAAAAAGTACTCAAGCTGTATGCCGACAAGGGCTGGCAGCCGATCGTGGCCCCCGAAATGGAGTTCTACCTGACCCAGCGTTGCGACGACCCGGACTTGCCGCTGCAAGCGCCGCTGGGCCGCTCGGGCCGTGCCGAAAGTGGCCGGCAGTCGTTCTCCATTGATGCCGCCAACGAATTCGACCCGCTGTTCGAGGACGTCTACGACTGGTGCGAAGCCCAGGGCCTGGACCTGGACACCCTGATCCACGAAGACGGCCCGGCGCAGATGGAGATCAACTTCCGTCACGGCGACGCCCTGGACCTGGCCGACCAGATCACCGTGTTCAAGCGCACCATGCGAGAGGCAGCGCTCAAGCACAACGTCACCGCCACCTTCATGGCCAAGCCTGTGGGCGATGAGCCAGGCAGCGCCATGCACCTGCACCAGAGCGTGATCGACATCGCCACCGGCAAGCCGATTTTCGTCAATGACGATGGGCAGATGAGCGAGCTGTTCCTGCATCACATCGGCGGCCTGCAGAAGTACATCCCCAAGGTGTTGCCGATGTTCGCCCCCAACGTCAACTCGTTCCGCCGCTTCCTGCCCGATACCTCGGCACCGGTGAACGTGGAATGGGGTGAAGAGAACCGTACCGTGGGCCTGCGCGTACCGACGTCCAGCCCCGAGGCCATGCGCGTCGAAAACCGCCTGCCCGGCGCCGACGCCAACCCGTACCTGGCCATCGCCGCCAGCCTGCTGTGTGGCTACCTGGGCATGGTCGAGCAGATCAACCCCAGCGCCCCGGTGCAGGGCCGCGCCTATGAGCGTCGCAATTTGCGCCTGCCGATCACCATCGAGGACGCCCTGGCGAACATGGAAGACTGCCCGAGCATCGAGCAGCACCTGGGCAGCAAGTTCATTCGCGGCTACGTGGCGGTCAAGCGCGCCGAACATGAAAACTTCAAGCGGGTGATCAGTTCCTGGGAGCGTGAGTTCCTGCTGCTCAGCGTCTGA
- the nadA gene encoding quinolinate synthase NadA has translation MTQISERLLVQAHLDAKQPKPLTPEQEADYRAAIAAELKAQNAVLVAHYYCDPVIQALAEETGGCVSDSLEMARFGNKHEASTVIVAGVRFMGETAKILNPEKRVLMPTLEATCSLDLGCPVDEFSAFCDKHPERTVVVYANTSAAVKARADWVVTSSCALEIVESLMDNGETIIWGPDQHLGRYIQKQTGADMLLWDGACIVHEEFKSRQLADMKALYPDAAILVHPESPEAVIDLADAVGSTSQLIAAAQTLPNKTFIVATDRGIFYKMQQLCPDKIFIEAPTAGNGAACRSCAHCPWMAMNTLERTLQCLREGSNEIFVEPALIPQAIKPLKRMLDFTQAARMKLSGNA, from the coding sequence ATGACCCAGATTTCCGAACGCCTTTTGGTCCAAGCCCACCTCGATGCCAAGCAGCCCAAGCCGCTGACACCCGAGCAAGAGGCCGACTACCGCGCCGCCATCGCCGCCGAACTCAAGGCGCAGAACGCGGTGCTGGTTGCCCATTACTACTGCGATCCTGTGATCCAGGCCTTGGCCGAGGAAACCGGCGGCTGCGTGTCCGATTCGCTGGAAATGGCCCGCTTTGGCAACAAGCATGAAGCCAGCACCGTGATTGTCGCCGGCGTGCGCTTCATGGGCGAAACCGCCAAGATCCTCAACCCTGAAAAACGTGTGCTGATGCCGACCCTGGAAGCGACCTGCTCGCTTGACCTGGGTTGCCCGGTGGACGAGTTTTCGGCGTTCTGCGACAAACACCCGGAGCGCACCGTGGTGGTCTATGCCAACACCTCGGCGGCGGTCAAGGCCCGGGCCGACTGGGTGGTAACCTCCAGCTGCGCGCTGGAAATCGTCGAGAGCCTGATGGACAACGGCGAGACCATCATCTGGGGCCCAGACCAGCACCTGGGTCGCTACATCCAGAAGCAGACCGGCGCCGACATGCTGCTGTGGGACGGTGCCTGCATCGTTCACGAAGAGTTCAAGTCGCGCCAGCTGGCCGACATGAAGGCGCTGTACCCCGATGCTGCGATCCTGGTACACCCGGAGTCGCCTGAGGCAGTGATCGACCTGGCAGATGCCGTGGGCTCCACCAGCCAGCTGATTGCCGCGGCGCAAACCCTGCCGAACAAGACCTTCATCGTGGCGACCGACCGCGGCATCTTCTACAAGATGCAGCAGCTGTGCCCGGACAAAATCTTTATCGAAGCGCCTACGGCGGGTAATGGCGCGGCCTGCCGCAGCTGTGCTCACTGCCCGTGGATGGCCATGAACACCCTGGAGCGCACCTTGCAGTGCCTGCGTGAGGGTAGCAATGAGATCTTCGTGGAGCCGGCGCTGATTCCGCAGGCAATCAAGCCGCTCAAGCGCATGCTCGACTTTACCCAGGCGGCGCGGATGAAGTTGTCCGGTAACGCTTGA
- a CDS encoding isocitrate lyase/PEP mutase family protein — protein sequence MPRASHQDLRRAFRKLLASPACYHTASVFDPMSARIAADLGFEVGILGGSVASLQVLAAPDFALITLSEFAEQATRIGRVAQLPVIADADHGYGNALNVMRTVTELERAGIAALTIEDTLLPAQFGRKSTDLISIAEGVGKIRAALEARVDPELAIIARTNAALIPVEEVIARTVAYQNAGADALCMVGIRDFEHLEQIAAHLSVPLMLVTYGNPQLHDDARLAQLGVRIAVDGHGAYFAAIKATYDCLREQRRITSSASDLSATELTHTYTVPGDYIVWAREYMDVNE from the coding sequence ATGCCAAGAGCCTCCCACCAAGACCTGCGTCGCGCGTTTCGTAAACTCCTTGCTTCTCCTGCCTGCTACCACACGGCCTCCGTGTTCGACCCGATGTCGGCGCGTATCGCTGCCGACCTGGGTTTCGAGGTTGGCATCCTGGGTGGTTCGGTCGCTTCCCTGCAGGTGCTGGCCGCACCTGATTTTGCCCTTATCACCTTGAGCGAGTTCGCCGAGCAGGCCACGCGGATCGGCCGGGTAGCCCAGTTGCCGGTGATCGCCGATGCCGACCACGGCTATGGCAACGCGCTGAACGTCATGCGCACGGTGACCGAGCTCGAGCGTGCCGGCATTGCCGCCCTGACCATCGAAGACACCCTGCTGCCGGCGCAGTTCGGCCGCAAGTCCACCGACCTGATCAGCATTGCCGAGGGCGTCGGCAAAATCCGCGCGGCCCTGGAAGCGCGGGTCGATCCGGAGCTTGCGATCATCGCCCGGACCAACGCTGCATTGATCCCGGTCGAAGAAGTGATTGCCCGCACCGTGGCCTACCAGAACGCCGGCGCCGACGCGCTGTGCATGGTCGGCATCCGCGACTTCGAGCACCTTGAGCAGATCGCTGCGCACCTGAGCGTGCCGCTGATGCTGGTGACCTACGGCAACCCGCAACTGCACGATGATGCGCGCCTGGCGCAACTGGGTGTGCGCATTGCCGTGGACGGTCACGGCGCCTACTTTGCCGCGATCAAGGCCACCTACGACTGCCTGCGCGAACAACGCCGCATCACCAGCAGCGCCTCGGACCTGAGCGCCACCGAACTTACCCATACCTACACCGTGCCGGGCGACTACATCGTCTGGGCCCGCGAGTACATGGACGTCAACGAATAG
- a CDS encoding helix-turn-helix domain-containing protein, producing the protein MTAPNPFQVQAFSTATVIEQERASPNWTVHYQQMSPGHFAGRIRCLELEGVEIYEESMNTRVEQSFRAPPGALTFCFDRTDNSLYLLNGESRNIWITPENYQEVAVVFGPEFVQRHRVDIARLEGLFMAPLNSMQNALFSRWLSSTLTRLGQEVDPPSREALAEQLLQDCLFILDSASVCLDRSALWRRSEERLIMRRIGQWAGDCPEETLNLLELAQVAEVPLRQLQQAFKTFTGMTPAHWLRLRRLNSARRELLSCKGGESTVAEVAMHWSFWHLGRFSSSYQQLFKELPSETLKRSHRRS; encoded by the coding sequence ATGACAGCGCCAAATCCGTTCCAGGTCCAGGCTTTCAGTACCGCCACCGTGATTGAACAAGAGCGCGCGTCGCCCAACTGGACCGTGCATTACCAGCAGATGTCGCCCGGGCATTTCGCTGGCCGCATCCGTTGTCTGGAGCTTGAAGGCGTCGAGATCTACGAAGAATCCATGAACACGCGCGTCGAGCAGAGTTTTCGCGCCCCGCCCGGCGCCCTGACATTCTGCTTCGACCGCACGGACAACAGCCTGTACCTGCTCAATGGCGAAAGCCGCAATATCTGGATCACCCCGGAGAACTATCAGGAAGTGGCCGTGGTGTTCGGGCCGGAGTTCGTGCAACGCCATCGGGTCGACATTGCGCGCCTGGAAGGGCTGTTCATGGCCCCGCTCAACTCCATGCAGAACGCACTGTTCAGTCGCTGGTTGAGCAGCACCCTGACGCGCCTGGGGCAGGAGGTCGATCCGCCGAGCCGCGAAGCGCTGGCCGAGCAGTTGCTTCAGGATTGCTTGTTCATTCTCGACAGCGCGAGTGTCTGCCTGGACCGCAGCGCCCTGTGGCGGCGTTCCGAAGAGCGCCTGATCATGCGCCGGATCGGCCAATGGGCCGGTGACTGCCCGGAAGAAACGCTCAATCTGCTGGAGCTGGCGCAGGTCGCCGAAGTCCCCTTGCGCCAATTGCAGCAAGCCTTCAAGACCTTCACCGGGATGACGCCAGCCCACTGGCTGCGCCTGCGCCGCCTGAACAGCGCCCGGCGCGAGCTGTTGAGTTGCAAGGGCGGGGAAAGTACGGTCGCCGAAGTCGCCATGCACTGGTCGTTCTGGCACCTTGGGCGGTTCTCCAGCAGCTACCAGCAATTGTTCAAGGAGTTGCCCAGCGAAACACTCAAACGATCACATCGGCGCAGTTGA
- a CDS encoding YdgA family protein, with protein MKKAVGVLSGLVVAVAAVCTAGAWYTGKQLPEVLDQAMAQANIQLKQSTGLNGTVSVELASLESHLFSSTARYRIKVKDMMVGDRVESFELGFVDQVEHGPLPLSRLKAFKLMPVMATSNYALEKDALTAELFAASGEVPPVYGQNSLGYDGSSDGTLIMPPMKVSEAGGSTITFSGLAIAASGTRDGEQITFTGAAPSLNLDLVDQETGPLKIELKNLSLNGDLSKTPYGFYVGSGSMLLDQLSAAVGEQQKVLLLKHLEHRSESRADGDNFSGNMVYKVGDINFDGSPVGSSAMVWNLKNIDMPAMQALMVWYQSRLPEFQAAAAQGQAVPVLPMSEAEKAQVNANVQKLLAAKPQIALEDFSFKTASGESHFNLSVDFAQPSSLELPPAELYRQLIAQVQSKLQLSKPMIGDLAALQARLQGQSEAQIQAQQVAQTGEMVGMIALQSQMATVQGNDILSSLHYADGMVDFNGQKMTVEQFASLIMANLGALQPRG; from the coding sequence ATGAAGAAAGCAGTGGGTGTACTGTCAGGGCTCGTCGTCGCCGTGGCCGCAGTGTGTACGGCAGGTGCCTGGTACACCGGCAAGCAATTGCCAGAAGTACTCGACCAGGCCATGGCCCAGGCCAACATTCAACTCAAGCAATCCACGGGGCTCAACGGCACCGTGAGTGTGGAACTGGCATCGCTGGAGTCGCACCTGTTCTCCAGCACCGCGCGTTACCGCATCAAGGTCAAGGACATGATGGTCGGTGACCGGGTGGAGAGCTTCGAGCTGGGCTTTGTCGATCAGGTCGAACACGGCCCGTTGCCGTTGAGCCGGCTCAAGGCGTTCAAGCTCATGCCAGTGATGGCTACCAGCAACTATGCCCTGGAAAAGGATGCACTCACCGCCGAACTGTTCGCCGCCAGCGGCGAGGTACCGCCGGTGTACGGCCAGAACAGCCTCGGCTACGACGGCTCCAGCGACGGCACCCTGATCATGCCGCCCATGAAAGTGAGCGAGGCGGGTGGTTCGACCATCACGTTCTCGGGGCTGGCCATTGCCGCCAGTGGCACACGGGATGGTGAGCAGATCACGTTCACCGGCGCCGCGCCGAGCCTGAACCTGGATCTGGTCGATCAGGAAACCGGGCCGCTGAAGATCGAGCTCAAGAACCTGAGCCTGAACGGTGACCTGAGCAAGACGCCCTACGGCTTCTATGTCGGCTCCGGGAGCATGCTGCTCGACCAGCTCAGTGCCGCCGTGGGCGAGCAGCAGAAGGTGTTGCTGCTCAAGCACCTCGAACACCGCAGCGAGTCCCGGGCCGACGGCGACAACTTCTCCGGCAACATGGTCTACAAGGTCGGCGACATCAATTTCGACGGCAGCCCGGTGGGCTCCAGCGCCATGGTCTGGAACCTCAAGAACATCGACATGCCCGCCATGCAGGCCCTGATGGTCTGGTACCAGAGCCGCCTGCCGGAGTTCCAGGCGGCAGCCGCGCAAGGTCAGGCTGTACCGGTCTTGCCGATGAGCGAGGCGGAAAAAGCCCAGGTCAACGCCAATGTTCAGAAGCTGCTGGCCGCCAAGCCGCAGATCGCCCTGGAGGACTTCTCGTTCAAGACCGCCAGTGGTGAAAGCCATTTCAACCTGAGTGTCGACTTTGCCCAGCCATCTTCCCTGGAGCTGCCGCCTGCCGAGCTGTACCGGCAGTTGATCGCCCAGGTGCAGAGCAAGCTGCAGCTGTCCAAGCCGATGATTGGCGACCTGGCTGCGCTGCAGGCGCGCCTGCAGGGGCAGAGCGAAGCGCAGATCCAGGCCCAGCAAGTCGCCCAGACCGGCGAAATGGTCGGCATGATTGCACTGCAAAGCCAGATGGCCACGGTGCAGGGCAATGACATCCTGTCCAGCCTGCATTACGCCGATGGCATGGTGGATTTCAACGGCCAGAAGATGACCGTCGAACAATTCGCCAGCCTGATCATGGCCAACCTCGGTGCGCTCCAGCCACGAGGCTGA
- a CDS encoding NAD(P)/FAD-dependent oxidoreductase codes for MNPAAQHASSYYRASVGPMPEHPPLIGELSADVCVIGGGFTGVNTAIELAQRGLSVILLEGRRIGWGASGRNGGQLIRGIGHEVEGFARYVGQEGVKYLQRAGIESVEVVADRIRQHNIECDLRWGFCELANTPAQFAAFRNEQESLAALDYRHETQLIGPERMHEVVASSAYAGGLIDRGSGHLHPLNLVLGEARVAASLGVRIFEHSPVLEINHGATVQVRCAHGSVRAGSLVLGCNAHLEELEPRLSGKVLPAGSYIITTEPLSAAQAKALIPQNLAMCDQKVGLDYYRLTADNRLLFGGACHYSGRDPLDIAAYMRPKMLKVFPQLADTRIEFQWGGKIGITANRFPQVGRLSQHPNVYYAQGYSGHGLNVTHWTARLLAEAIDIGHSQGMDVFSAVPHMTFPGGKALRSPLLALGMMWYRLREVLG; via the coding sequence ATGAATCCTGCTGCGCAACACGCCAGCTCCTACTACCGGGCATCGGTCGGACCGATGCCTGAACACCCACCGCTGATCGGCGAACTGAGCGCCGATGTCTGTGTCATCGGTGGCGGCTTCACCGGCGTCAACACCGCCATCGAACTGGCCCAGCGCGGCCTCTCGGTGATCCTGCTCGAAGGCCGGCGCATCGGCTGGGGAGCCAGCGGCCGCAACGGCGGCCAACTGATCCGCGGCATCGGCCATGAGGTCGAGGGCTTTGCCCGCTATGTCGGCCAGGAGGGGGTCAAGTACCTGCAACGGGCCGGCATCGAATCGGTGGAAGTGGTGGCCGATCGTATCCGCCAGCACAACATCGAATGCGACCTGCGCTGGGGCTTTTGCGAACTGGCCAACACCCCGGCCCAGTTCGCGGCCTTTCGCAACGAGCAAGAGAGCCTGGCGGCGCTGGACTATCGCCATGAAACCCAACTGATCGGCCCCGAGCGGATGCACGAGGTCGTGGCGAGCTCGGCCTACGCCGGCGGTTTGATCGATCGCGGCTCGGGCCATTTGCATCCCCTTAACCTGGTGCTGGGCGAAGCCCGTGTGGCCGCCTCCCTGGGCGTGCGCATCTTCGAGCACAGCCCGGTGCTGGAGATCAACCACGGTGCCACCGTGCAGGTACGCTGCGCTCATGGCAGCGTGCGGGCCGGTAGCCTGGTGCTGGGCTGCAACGCCCACCTGGAAGAGCTGGAGCCACGCCTGAGCGGCAAGGTGCTGCCCGCCGGTAGCTACATCATTACCACCGAGCCGTTGAGCGCGGCGCAAGCCAAGGCACTGATCCCGCAGAACCTGGCAATGTGCGACCAGAAAGTCGGCCTGGACTACTACCGGCTCACCGCAGACAACCGCCTGCTGTTTGGCGGCGCCTGCCACTACTCCGGGCGCGACCCGCTGGATATCGCCGCCTACATGCGCCCGAAGATGCTCAAGGTGTTCCCGCAACTGGCCGACACCCGCATCGAGTTCCAGTGGGGCGGCAAGATCGGCATCACCGCCAACCGCTTCCCGCAGGTCGGGCGCCTGTCCCAGCACCCCAACGTGTACTACGCCCAGGGCTATTCCGGCCATGGCCTGAACGTCACCCACTGGACCGCCCGGCTGTTGGCAGAGGCGATTGATATCGGCCACAGCCAGGGCATGGATGTGTTCAGCGCCGTACCGCACATGACCTTCCCCGGTGGCAAGGCGTTGCGCTCGCCGCTGCTGGCGCTGGGGATGATGTGGTATCGACTGCGCGAGGTACTGGGCTGA
- a CDS encoding polyamine ABC transporter substrate-binding protein produces the protein MRSLKTVASASLALLVSAAAQAQPSVSVYNWTDYIGDTTLADFQGSTGIKVIYDVFDSNETLEGKLLAGRTGYDVVVPSNHFLARQVKAGAFLKLDREQLPNWKNLDPVLLKALEENDAGNQHSVPYLWGTNGIGYNVDKVKQVLGVDHIDSWAVMFEPENLKKLSKCGVSFMDSADELFPAVLNYMGMDPRSNSVEDYKKAEAKLLTLRPYITYFHSSKYVSDLANGDICVAFGYSGDVFQAANRAKEANNGVNIAYAIPKEGANLWFDLLAIPADASNPKEAYAFVNNLLDPKVIAKVSTSVGYANAIPLSQQYMDAELVKNPEVYPPQAVLDKLYVSNTPSPQIMRVMTRSWSKVKSNK, from the coding sequence ATGCGTTCATTGAAAACAGTTGCAAGTGCATCCCTGGCGCTGCTGGTCAGCGCCGCGGCCCAGGCCCAGCCCAGTGTCAGCGTGTACAACTGGACCGACTACATCGGTGATACCACCCTGGCGGATTTTCAGGGCAGCACCGGTATCAAGGTCATCTATGACGTGTTCGACTCCAACGAAACCCTGGAAGGCAAGTTGCTGGCCGGTCGTACCGGCTACGACGTGGTGGTGCCTTCCAACCACTTTCTCGCCCGCCAGGTAAAAGCCGGCGCGTTCCTCAAGCTGGACCGCGAGCAACTGCCGAACTGGAAGAACCTGGACCCGGTGCTGCTCAAGGCCCTGGAAGAAAACGATGCCGGCAACCAGCATTCGGTGCCCTACCTGTGGGGCACCAACGGCATCGGCTACAACGTCGACAAGGTCAAGCAGGTACTGGGCGTCGATCACATCGACTCCTGGGCGGTGATGTTCGAGCCGGAGAACCTCAAGAAGCTCAGCAAGTGCGGCGTGTCGTTCATGGACTCGGCCGACGAGCTGTTCCCGGCAGTCCTCAACTACATGGGCATGGACCCACGCAGCAACAGTGTCGAGGACTATAAAAAAGCCGAGGCCAAGCTGCTGACCCTGCGCCCCTACATCACCTACTTCCATTCCTCCAAGTACGTCTCGGACCTGGCCAACGGCGACATCTGCGTAGCCTTCGGTTACTCCGGCGACGTGTTCCAGGCCGCCAACCGCGCCAAGGAAGCCAACAACGGGGTCAACATCGCCTACGCCATTCCCAAGGAAGGCGCCAACTTGTGGTTCGACCTGCTGGCCATTCCCGCCGACGCCAGCAACCCGAAAGAAGCCTATGCCTTCGTCAACAACCTGCTCGACCCGAAAGTGATTGCCAAGGTCAGCACCTCGGTCGGTTATGCCAACGCCATTCCATTGTCCCAGCAGTACATGGACGCCGAGCTGGTCAAGAACCCCGAGGTGTATCCGCCGCAAGCGGTGCTCGACAAGCTGTACGTCTCCAACACCCCGTCGCCGCAGATCATGCGCGTGATGACCCGCTCCTGGAGCAAAGTGAAGTCGAACAAATGA
- a CDS encoding sulfurtransferase TusA family protein, translating to MSDTPTFDAELDASGLNCPLPLLKAKMELNRLASGAVLKVVATDAGSQRDFRTFAKLAGHTLLLESAEGGVYTYWLRKA from the coding sequence ATGAGCGATACCCCGACCTTTGACGCCGAACTCGACGCCAGCGGCCTGAACTGCCCGCTGCCGCTGCTCAAGGCGAAGATGGAGCTCAATCGCCTGGCCAGCGGCGCAGTGCTCAAGGTGGTGGCGACCGATGCAGGATCGCAGCGCGACTTTCGCACTTTTGCCAAGTTGGCCGGTCATACGCTGCTGCTCGAATCAGCCGAGGGTGGTGTGTACACCTATTGGCTGCGCAAAGCCTGA
- a CDS encoding M48 family metalloprotease, whose translation MNLLRPTLLTLACLMALPSHADDLPSLGDASSAIVSPQQEHQLGRAWLSLLRGNVNQLNDPQLKDYVETSVYRLAETSQLQDRRLEFILIDSRELNAFAAPGGIVGVNGGLFLNAQTEGEYASVLAHELAHLSQRHFARGVEAQQRMQLPMMAALLAGIVAAAAGAGDAGIAAIAGTQAAAIQEQRRFSRQNEQEADRIGILNLEKAGYDPRNMPSMFERLMRQYRYDAKPPEFLLTHPVTESRIADTRNRAEQAPKGGTEDSQRYQLIRARVALIYEGTPGLAAKRFRAQLDENPNMDAARYGLALAQIKGGQLNEARESLKPLLAKAPNDITYNLAQIDLEITNNRLADAQQQVDRMRAQYPANYPLQQARIDLLLKQNRPAEAEKALDALLKNRPEDPDVWYDVAEVRGLAGNTVGLHQARAEYFALVGDYDQAVQQLDYAKQRAGNRVLKEKIDARQRELMEQQRMVKEMMR comes from the coding sequence ATGAATTTACTGCGCCCCACCCTGCTGACGCTGGCCTGTTTGATGGCGCTCCCAAGCCATGCCGACGACCTGCCGTCACTCGGCGACGCCAGTTCTGCGATTGTTTCCCCCCAACAAGAACATCAGCTGGGCCGCGCCTGGCTCAGTTTGCTGCGGGGCAATGTCAATCAACTGAACGACCCTCAGCTCAAGGATTATGTCGAGACCAGCGTCTATCGCCTGGCCGAAACCAGCCAGCTGCAGGACCGCCGCCTCGAATTCATCCTTATCGACAGCCGTGAACTCAACGCCTTCGCCGCCCCAGGCGGGATTGTCGGGGTCAACGGCGGCCTGTTCCTCAACGCCCAGACCGAAGGCGAATATGCCTCGGTACTGGCCCACGAACTGGCTCACTTGTCGCAACGCCACTTCGCGCGGGGCGTCGAGGCCCAGCAGCGCATGCAACTGCCCATGATGGCGGCACTGCTCGCGGGCATCGTCGCTGCCGCAGCCGGCGCTGGCGACGCGGGTATCGCCGCGATTGCCGGTACCCAGGCCGCGGCCATTCAGGAACAACGGCGCTTTTCCCGCCAGAACGAGCAGGAAGCCGACCGCATCGGCATCCTCAATCTGGAAAAGGCCGGGTACGACCCGCGCAACATGCCCAGCATGTTCGAGCGCCTGATGCGTCAGTACCGCTACGACGCCAAGCCGCCGGAATTTCTTCTCACTCACCCGGTGACCGAATCGCGTATCGCCGACACCCGCAACCGCGCCGAGCAGGCGCCCAAAGGCGGTACCGAAGACAGCCAGCGCTATCAGCTGATTCGCGCCCGCGTTGCCTTGATCTATGAAGGCACCCCAGGCCTGGCCGCCAAGCGCTTCCGCGCCCAGCTAGACGAAAACCCGAACATGGATGCGGCCCGCTATGGCCTGGCCCTGGCCCAGATCAAGGGCGGCCAGCTCAACGAAGCACGCGAGAGCCTCAAGCCGCTGCTGGCCAAGGCGCCCAACGACATCACCTACAACCTGGCGCAGATCGACCTGGAGATCACCAACAACCGGCTGGCCGATGCCCAGCAGCAGGTCGATCGAATGCGCGCCCAGTACCCGGCCAACTACCCGCTGCAGCAGGCCCGGATCGACCTGCTGCTCAAGCAGAACCGCCCTGCCGAGGCAGAGAAGGCACTGGACGCACTGCTCAAGAATCGCCCCGAAGACCCGGATGTCTGGTACGACGTGGCGGAAGTCCGTGGACTGGCCGGCAACACGGTCGGCCTGCATCAGGCGCGTGCCGAGTACTTTGCCTTGGTGGGTGACTACGACCAGGCGGTGCAGCAACTCGACTATGCCAAGCAACGGGCTGGCAACAGAGTGCTGAAAGAGAAGATCGATGCGCGTCAGCGAGAGCTGATGGAGCAGCAGCGCATGGTCAAGGAAATGATGCGCTGA